A region from the Coffea eugenioides isolate CCC68of chromosome 9, Ceug_1.0, whole genome shotgun sequence genome encodes:
- the LOC113783183 gene encoding syntaxin-124-like, whose amino-acid sequence MNDLFSHSFKKYQDIKRQVIDDLEAGSPSGNDDSNLNKFFDDVENVKKDMEDVEKLYKRLQESNEESKTVHNAKTMKELRSRMDSDVCQVLKRVKIIKGKLEALDRSNQANRKVPGCGPGSSTDRTRTSVVSGLGKKLKDLMDDFQGLRAKMNAEYKETVGRRYFTVTGEKANDDLIENLISSGESETFLQKAIQEQGRGQILDTISEIQERHDSVKEIEKNLIELHQIFLDMAALVEAQGQQLNDIESHVAHASSFVRRGTEQLQEAREYQKSSRKCTCIAIGLGIVLILVVLFPLWSNFLLMNM is encoded by the coding sequence ATGAATGATCTATTCTCCCATTCCTTTAAAAAGTATCAGGACATCAAACGTCAGGTCATTGACGATCTTGAGGCTGGTAGCCCGTCTGGAAATGATGATAGTAATCTCAATAAATTTTTTGACGATGTAGAGAATGTCAAGAAAGACATGGAAGATGTCGAGAAACTCTACAAGAGATTGCAAGAATCAAATGAAGAGAGCAAAACGGTACACAATGCAAAAACCATGAAAGAGCTCAGGTCTAGGATGGACTCAGATGTCTGTCAGGTTCTAAAACGAGTAAAGATTATTAAAGGAAAGCTTGAGGCTCTCGATAGGTCTAACCAAGCTAATCGAAAGGTTCCAGGATGCGGTCCGGGGTCCTCTACTGATAGGACTAGAACTTCTGTTGTCAGCGGCTTAGGCAAAAAGCTGAAggatttgatggatgattttcAAGGGTTGAGGGCTAAAATGAATGCTGAGTACAAAGAAACAGTAGGAAGAAGATATTTTACAGTAACAGGGGAGAAAGCAAACGATGATCTCATTGAGAATTTGATTTCAAGCGGTGAAAGTGAGACATTCCTTCAGAAGGCAATTCAGGAACAAGGAAGAGGCCAGATTCTGGATACAATTTCTGAGATCCAAGAAAGGCATGATTCTGTCAAGGAGATTGAAAAGAATTTGATTGAACTCCACCAGATTTTCTTGGACATGGCTGCGCTTGTTGAAGCACAAGGGCAACAGCTGAATGACATTGAAAGTCATGTAGCACACGCTAGTTCATTCGTTAGGCGAGGCACTGAACAACTTCAGGAAGCTAGGGAATACCAGAAAAGCTCAAGAAAATGTACATGCATTGCCATTGGTCTTGGAATTGTTCTCATCCTCGTTGTTCTCTTTCCactttggtcaaattttttgtTGATGAATATGTAG
- the LOC113783185 gene encoding QWRF motif-containing protein 3-like, with product MPSQEGEPLVLDHQRLRHRKAKSREVSSRFLSSPSSTPSVENVVNSPNHSPSTLRQKPGRSPTDTRKKSNLDSTGFMRGLWPSSSPSSTTSTQPSKSKNGTLAECIGNERLIDLAQRKNPEKSNNPSFLNRQRSCTEFKRFENENKICKENHKPLFGASMRYTGKFKFSRKSSNSPSSSKSPNVSDDNIAPGRLSVDETALRRRRSDYLADMVVDSESDQSEMHSGTSFDSAVTGKSFPASYMAPTVSSRMYGLEIPSKYLQDSSLRSRRWSSDSGTVQKPVSGDNSPKIFTLKNAMKRSNSLKAYGSETSKLGTSPLRSGSPAGSEENKGKTMPNMKPPTSPSKVKGVGNLLTMGLELLKGKKHSPGVSSPLGLGIGESVHQLRMFHSRLVQWRYANARAEVVNSKITKQSESNLIYAWNGIAKLQHSVRQKKLRLEREKQEMKLNYVLQSQIKSLEAWGSMERQHKSAVNVTKDCLQSAVCKVPLVEGAKMEPQSLSMVLRAASDLTSSIKLTNSKFPAMADKTAAACRELAEIVTQEKLLLEECLELFKFISALEAHITEQKIFWIPKLALGNITQESNRDACSSLDINLQVDQVNPNSWDNFSEVIVQVSEALLLSPSLLPSTFHEYENSHWRLHAYLGREERRLGQGKSSLCGNPAFTGEPNLAKRGGIVPRE from the exons ATGCCTAGTCAAGAAGGAGAACCATTGGTTCTTGATCACCAACGGTTGAGGCATAGGAAGGCCAAGTCTCGTGAAGTCAGCTCAAGATTTCTGTCATCACCAAGTTCAACTCCATCAGTGGAAAATGTGGTTAATTCTCCAAACCATAGTCCTTCTACTCTTCGACAAAAGCCCGGTAGATCACCTACGGATACTCGAAAGAAGAGCAACTTGGATAGTACAGGGTTTATGCGGGGGCTTTGGCCGTCATCTTCACCATCATCTACAACTTCAACACAACCTTCAAAGTCCAAGAATGGCACTCTTGCTGAATGCATTGGAAATGAGAGACTAATAGACCTTGCGCAGCGTAAGAACCCGGAGAAATCAAATAATCCATCGTTTTTGAATAGGCAGAGAAGCTGTACAGAGTTTAAAAGATTTGAGAATGAAAACAAGATTTGTAAAGAGAATCATAAGCCTCTTTTTGGTGCATCAATGCGTTATACAGGGAAGTTTAAGTTTTCTCGAAAATCATCGAATTCACCCTCATCATCAAAATCACCTAACGTGTCTGATGATAATATAGCCCCTGGAAGGCTTTCAGTAGATGAAACTGCGCTTCGAAGACGAAGATCTGATTACTTGGCTGATATGGTGGTGGACTCAGAGTCTGATCAGAGTGAAATGCATTCGGGCACGAGTTTTGATTCTGCAGTTACTGGAAAAAGCTTTCCAGCGTCCTATATGGCACCAACTGTGAGTTCAAGAATGTATGGACTCGAAATCCCATCAAAGTATTTGCAAGATTCATCGTTAAGGTCTCGTAGATGGAGTTCAGATTCTGGTACAGTTCAGAAGCCTGTATCAGGAGACAATTCGCCCAAAATATTTACTttgaagaatgcaatgaagagGTCCAATTCACTGAAGGCTTATGGCAGTGAGACATCGAAATTGGGAACATCACCTTTGAGATCTGGCTCACCTGCAGGGTCTGAAGAAAACAAGGGGAAGACAATGCCGAATATGAAGCCTCCGACTAGTCCTTCAAAAGTTAAGGGAGTTGGAAATCTGCTTACCATGGGTCTTGAATTGTTGAAGGGAAAGAAACACTCTCCAGGTGTCTCATCACCTCTAGGATTAGGCATAGGGGAGAGTGTTCATCAATTACGTATGTTTCATAGTAGGTTGGTGCAGTGGAGGTATGCAAATGCCAGAGCTGAGGTTGTCAACTCAAAGATCACTAAACAATCTGAG AGCAACTTAATATATGCTTGGAATGGTATAGCAAAGTTGCAACACTCTGTCAGACAGAAGAAATTGCggctagagagagagaaacaagAGATGAAACTAAATTACGTTCTTCAATCTCAA ATCAAGTCACTGGAAGCATGGGGTTCTATGGAGAGGCAACATAAATCAGCAGTAAATGTGACCAAAGATTGTTTGCAGTCTGCTGTTTGTAAGGTACCCCTTGTTGAAGGGGCAAAG ATGGAACCACAATCACTCTCTATGGTTCTTCGAGCTGCATCAGATCTCACTTCATCAATCAAGTTGACAAATTCTAAGTTTCCAGCTATG GCTGACAAGACAGCAGCAGCGTGTAGAGAGCTAGCAGAGATAGTTACACAAGAAAAGTTGTTGTTGGAAGAGTGCTTGGAGCTTTTCAAGTTCATTTCTGCCTTAGAG GCACATATAACTGAACAGAAAATTTTCTGGATTCCCAAGTTAGCTTTAGGAAACATAACTCAAGAAAGTAATAGAGACGCATGCTCCA GTTTAGATATAAATTTACAAGTGGACCAGGTCAATCCTAATTCTTGGGACAATTTCTCAGAAGTCATTGTCCAAGTGTCTGAG GCTTTGCTTTTGTCACCTTCTCTTCTTCCCTCAACTTTTCATGAGTATGAAAATAGCCATTGGCGATTACATGCTTACCTAGGGAGAGAAGAGAGAAGGTTAGGACAGGGCAAATCCTCCCTGTGTGGAAATCCTGCTTTCACAGGAGAACCTAATTTGGCAAAGAGAGGAGGAATTGTGCCCAGAGAGTAG
- the LOC113783577 gene encoding probable galacturonosyltransferase 10, with product MRRRGPDFRRPARRRLSNVFWLTLIGLLILLFIVFLSRDSHQPTSRSPYTKKSFRHDRTIEGLNVTEEMLSPDSVARQLNDQISLAKAFVVIAKESNNLQLAWELSAQIRNSQILLSNAALRRTPLTTGESETTIRDMALLLYQAQQLHYDSATMIMRLKAKIQGLEEQMNSVNEKSSKFGQIAAEEVPKSLYCLGVRLTTEWFKNSNLQRILHDKRQLAAKLEDNNLNHFCVFSDNVLATSVVVNSTALNSKDPGKVVFHLVTDEVNYAAMKAWFTMNSFRGVTVDVQKFEDFGWLNASYVPVLKQLQDSETQSYYFSGSIDDGRTPIKFRNPKYLSMLNHLRFYIPEVFPALKKVVFLDDDIVVQKDLSPLFSIDLNSNVNGAVETCMETFHRYHKYLNYSHPLIRAHFDPDACGWAFGMNVFDLVEWRKRDVTGIYHYWQEKNVDRTLWKLGTLPPGLLTFYGLTQPLDLSWHVLGLGYTNVDPHVIENGAVLHFNGNSKPWLKIGMEKYKPLWDKYVDYGHPLLQQCNVH from the exons ATGAGGAGGAGAGGGCCAGATTTTAGACGGCCGGCTAGGCGGCGGCTTTCGAACGTATTTTGGTTGACCCTTATTGGGTTGCTAATTTTGCTGTTTATTGTTTTTCTTAGCAGAGATAGCCATCAACCCACCTCGAGATCGCCTTATACCAAG AAATCATTTAGACATGACAGAACCATAGAAGGCCTTAACGTAACTGAAGAAATGTTGAGCCCAGACTCAGTTGCAAGACAACTTAATGATCAGATTTCTCTTGCCAAGGCCTTTGTTGTAATTGCAAAAGAAAGCAACAACCTCCAACTTGCATGGGAACTCAGTGCTCAAATCCGCAATTCACAAATCCTTCTTTCAAATGCTGCCTTGAGAAGAACTCCCTTGACTACTGGAGAATCAGAAACTACAATTCGTGATATGGCCCTCTTGCTTTACCAAGCACAACAACTACATTATGACAGTGCAACAATGATCATGAGGCTGAAAGCTAAAATCCAGGGGCTTGAAGAACAGATGAATTCCGTCAATGAAAAGAGTTCAAAGTTTGGACAAATAGCTGCTGAAGAAGTCCCCAAGAGTTTGTATTGCCTTGGTGTTCGGCTGACAACTGAATGGTTCAAGAACTCAAATCTACAGAGAATACTACATGATAAAAGGCAATTAGCCGCAAAACTGGAAGATAATAATCTTAATCATTTTTGCGTCTTCTCTGACAATGTCCTTGCAACTTCAGTTGTTGTGAATTCAACAGCTTTAAATTCTAAGGATCCTGGTAAGGTAGTCTTCCACCTCGTTACTGATGAGGTGAACTATGCTGCAATGAAGGCCTGGTTCACCATGAATAGCTTCCGTGGAGTTACAGTTGATGTCCAGAAGTTTGAAGACTTCGGCTGGTTAAATGCTTCTTATGTTCCTGTTCTTAAACAGCTTCAAGACTCTGAAACTCAGAGTTATTATTTCTCTGGCAGTATCGACGATGGCCGAACACCAATTAAGTTCAGGAATCCCAAGTACCTTTCTATGCTTAACCACCTGAGGTTCTATATCCCAGAGGTTTTTCCTGCACTGAAGAAGGTGGTGTTTCTAGATGATGACATTGTAGTTCAGAAGGATCTGTCTCCTTTGTTCTCCATTGATCTGAATAGCAACGTTAATGGTGCGGTTGAGACGTGCATGGAGACATTCCATAGATACCACAAATACCTAAACTATTCTCATCCTCTGATACGTGCACACTTTGACCCTGATGCCTGTGGGTGGGCGTTCGGGATGAATGTGTTTGACTTGGTAGAGTGGAGGAAGAGGGATGTTACAGGAATTTATCACTACTGGCAGGAAAAAAATGTAGATAGGACATTGTGGAAACTTGGCACACTTCCACCTGGATTGCTGACCTTCTATGGATTGACACAGCCATTAGATCTTTCTTGGCATGTGTTAGGTTTGGGCTACACCAATGTAGACCCTCACGTGATAGAAAACGGGGCTGTGTTGCATTTCAACGGGAACTCAAAACCATGGTTGAAGATTGGGATGGAGAAGTATAAACCCCTGTGGGACAAATATGTTGATTATGGTCATCCTCTACTACAACAGTGCAACGTTCATTGA